One uncultured Flavobacterium sp. genomic window, ACTATCTGAATCAGATTGACATACATTGTGGTACATTAAAATTGGTAATTTGGACATTTTAACTAGTTTTCGTCAAAGTTAAACTTTTTAACAGTATTTTTGCCGAAAAAATAAGAAATCGTGTCCGCCAAAAACATAAGTGTTATCTCACTTTCTTTTAATGATGAGATCTATATAAAAAAGCACATTGACAATTTATCATTTGCCCAGGAGATCATTTTGATTGACAATAATAGCACTGATAAAACTGTTCAAATTGCCGAAGAATTAGGGATAACCGTAATTCAGCAACATGATAATAATAAAACTGATGTTCTAAAGTTGGCAATCGAATCTGCAGCAAACAATTGGATATTATTACTCAATTCCACAGATCATATTTCTGATAAACTTAGAGATGAACTAACTGCAGAAATCTCTAAACCAAAATCTGCTGAATGTTATTTTTGCGGACAAACTTTATTTTTCTTTGGAAAAACAATAAAATATGGCGCGTTTTTAAATAAAAAAAAACTTTTACTTTTTGATAAAACAAGGCATTCTTATTCAATAGGATTCAATGGTAAACTATTTAAGAGACCGGCAGTCTTAAAAAATAAGGTAAATTCTTTTTCTTATAAAAACTTTGAAGACTTTAACAGCAGACTAAATATAATTCGAAAAGAAGAAGCTTTGGTTTTATTTCAAAAAAATAAAAAGCCAAACATCTATCATTTTTTCATAAAACCCTTTTTAATTTTTATAAATCAATATTTTCTAAAATTAGGTTTTATAAATGGCAGAGAAGGATTTATTTTAGCTTATATATGTGCTTTTTCTGTTTTAAAACGTTACTTTATTTTATGGTTATTATACCGCAATATGGATTGATCATTCCCGTTTTTTTTTAAAATTCAAAATAAAAACCTAATTTTCAAGTCCACAAATTTAATTTTAAGATGAAAATATTAATTATACAGCAAAAAAGAATTGGAGATGTTTTACTAAGTTCTATCCTTTGTAACAGTATAAAAATGACACATCCAAACGCTACAATAGATTTTATGTGTTATCCTAATTGCACAGATGTTTTACTGGGTAATCCAAATATTGATTCTATAATACTATTGCCAACCGAAGTAAGAAAGTCATATCTATCATTATTCAAATTTATTTTTGAAAT contains:
- a CDS encoding glycosyltransferase — its product is MSAKNISVISLSFNDEIYIKKHIDNLSFAQEIILIDNNSTDKTVQIAEELGITVIQQHDNNKTDVLKLAIESAANNWILLLNSTDHISDKLRDELTAEISKPKSAECYFCGQTLFFFGKTIKYGAFLNKKKLLLFDKTRHSYSIGFNGKLFKRPAVLKNKVNSFSYKNFEDFNSRLNIIRKEEALVLFQKNKKPNIYHFFIKPFLIFINQYFLKLGFINGREGFILAYICAFSVLKRYFILWLLYRNMD